A genomic window from Cetobacterium somerae ATCC BAA-474 includes:
- the rpmA gene encoding 50S ribosomal protein L27: MLFTLNIQLFAKKKGQGSVKNGRDSNPNYLGVKKYDGEVVKAGNIIVRQRGNKFHAGNNMGCGKDHTLFALIDGYVKFERLGRDKKQVSVYAEKAN, encoded by the coding sequence ATGCTATTTACATTAAATATACAATTATTTGCGAAGAAAAAAGGACAAGGTTCTGTTAAGAACGGAAGAGATTCTAATCCAAATTACCTTGGAGTTAAAAAGTATGATGGAGAGGTTGTAAAAGCTGGAAACATCATCGTTAGACAAAGAGGAAACAAATTCCACGCTGGAAACAACATGGGATGTGGAAAAGATCATACTCTATTCGCATTAATCGATGGATACGTAAAGTTCGAGAGATTAGGAAGAGACAAGAAGCAAGTTTCAGTTTACGCTGAGAAAGCTAACTAA
- a CDS encoding YoaK family protein — translation MEQINNKLFLWISLLAFLGGGMNAFAILEFSLTASHITGSVTRISTDLVYYNIPHLKIMLGLVVAFFTGAIVSGIIIGSGRDFELRKRYGDTFIFIGVLLKLLDIYLYAEVLFVFILAFSLGLQNGLFIRYRGMVIRTTHMTGTVTDLGVVIGHYLRGNREITWKMKYYAMNILSFITGGLLVGLGLKYLGRGIINYMSIAYILSGAYYFLLRDRYYKMKR, via the coding sequence ATGGAACAAATTAATAATAAACTGTTTTTATGGATAAGTTTGCTGGCTTTTTTAGGTGGAGGTATGAATGCCTTTGCAATATTGGAATTTTCTCTAACTGCAAGCCATATAACGGGAAGCGTAACAAGAATCTCAACTGATTTAGTATACTATAATATACCCCATTTGAAAATAATGCTAGGATTAGTGGTAGCATTTTTTACTGGAGCGATAGTTTCAGGTATTATTATTGGATCAGGAAGAGATTTTGAACTTAGAAAAAGATATGGAGATACTTTCATATTTATTGGAGTACTATTAAAACTTTTAGATATATATTTATATGCTGAAGTTTTATTTGTATTTATTCTTGCCTTTTCTTTAGGTTTACAAAATGGTCTATTTATACGTTATAGAGGTATGGTAATTAGAACTACTCATATGACTGGAACAGTAACAGATTTAGGTGTTGTAATAGGGCATTATTTAAGAGGAAATAGAGAGATAACATGGAAAATGAAATATTATGCTATGAATATACTTTCTTTTATAACTGGAGGTCTTTTAGTAGGATTAGGACTAAAGTATTTAGGAAGAGGTATTATAAACTATATGTCTATAGCTTATATTTTAAGTGGAGCTTATTATTTCTTATTAAGAGATAGATATTATAAAATGAAAAGGTAG
- the rpoD gene encoding RNA polymerase sigma factor RpoD translates to MKEFIKNEKVLALLRKAMENKVISYEEINSQLSADFPPERIEFLINGMTEQGIKIISQEEVKKQENIKRKDDGRKDVKKVITPLLKRPVVELDEDEDEEEKSSSTEYSDDFDFNPDEIEEVTEDDLVNDDLFSITGEMEVDEPIKMYLREIGQIPLLTHEEELGYAKAALEGDEYSQQQLIEANLRLVVSIAKKHTNRGLKLLDLIQEGNIGLMKAVEKFEYSKGYKFSTYATWWIRQAITRAIADQGRTIRIPVHMIETINKIKKEARIYLQETGKDATPEVLADRLGMEVEKIKSIQEMNQDPISLETPVGSEEDSELGDFVEDNKMQNPYELTNRTLLREQLNDVLKTLSSREEQVLIFRYGLNDGAPKTLEEVGKIFKVTRERIRQIEVKALRKLRHPSRRKKLEDFKV, encoded by the coding sequence ATGAAGGAGTTTATAAAAAATGAAAAGGTTTTAGCTTTATTAAGAAAGGCAATGGAAAATAAAGTAATAAGCTATGAAGAGATTAATAGCCAATTAAGTGCAGATTTTCCGCCAGAAAGAATAGAGTTTTTAATAAATGGAATGACAGAACAGGGAATAAAAATCATTTCCCAAGAAGAAGTAAAGAAACAGGAAAATATTAAGAGAAAAGACGATGGTAGAAAAGATGTAAAAAAAGTTATAACTCCACTATTAAAAAGACCTGTTGTTGAATTAGATGAAGATGAGGATGAAGAAGAAAAAAGTAGCAGTACTGAATATTCAGATGATTTCGATTTTAATCCAGATGAAATTGAAGAGGTAACTGAAGATGATTTAGTAAATGATGATTTATTTAGTATAACTGGTGAAATGGAAGTAGACGAGCCTATAAAGATGTATTTAAGAGAAATCGGACAGATTCCATTATTAACTCATGAAGAAGAGTTAGGATATGCAAAAGCAGCTTTAGAAGGAGACGAATACTCTCAACAACAACTTATTGAAGCAAACCTTAGACTAGTTGTAAGTATAGCTAAAAAACATACAAATAGAGGTTTAAAGTTATTAGACTTAATTCAAGAAGGAAATATAGGATTGATGAAAGCGGTAGAAAAGTTTGAATATAGTAAGGGATATAAATTCTCTACATATGCTACTTGGTGGATAAGACAAGCTATTACAAGAGCAATAGCTGACCAAGGAAGAACAATTCGTATACCAGTTCATATGATAGAAACTATTAATAAAATTAAAAAAGAAGCTAGAATATACCTTCAAGAAACAGGAAAAGATGCTACTCCAGAAGTTTTAGCTGATAGATTAGGAATGGAAGTTGAAAAAATTAAAAGTATTCAAGAGATGAATCAAGATCCAATATCTTTAGAAACTCCAGTTGGAAGTGAAGAGGATAGTGAATTAGGAGATTTCGTAGAAGATAATAAAATGCAAAATCCATATGAATTAACAAATAGAACTTTACTTAGAGAGCAATTAAATGATGTTTTAAAAACTTTAAGTAGCAGAGAAGAGCAAGTTTTAATCTTTAGATACGGATTAAATGATGGTGCACCAAAAACTCTAGAAGAGGTTGGAAAAATATTTAAAGTAACAAGAGAAAGAATCAGACAAATAGAGGTTAAAGCACTTAGAAAATTAAGACATCCAAGTAGAAGAAAGAAACTAGAAGATTTTAAAGTATAA
- a CDS encoding sigma-70 family RNA polymerase sigma factor has protein sequence MKIKAFEKEILENCIDDKDFVKFLKENSNLKLELETVDIRKEEKVEENSYVVEGIVGEYLEEISYIQPLSKEELETVLETLDEEESAHKLIESNLREVANIAFDYLIAGIDYLDLIQEGNIGVIKSLEEYRPSNGDIIEYIKLWARREMLLFVDEKVETEKYMYKGYFSKRKEELIEHEIVAELEEEDTDEIPLDEKSEIIEEKINEVEKLDYNSVLKKISHLEEEILKRYYGLIGDKRESLFEIENALDLKRGEGEQLFEEALTKISLGGGRSLKI, from the coding sequence ATGAAGATAAAAGCATTTGAAAAAGAGATATTAGAAAATTGTATTGATGATAAGGACTTTGTAAAATTTTTAAAAGAGAATTCAAATTTAAAATTAGAATTAGAAACTGTAGATATAAGAAAAGAAGAAAAGGTTGAAGAGAATAGTTATGTAGTAGAAGGGATTGTTGGAGAGTATTTAGAGGAGATCTCTTATATTCAACCACTTTCAAAAGAGGAACTAGAAACTGTTTTAGAAACTTTAGATGAAGAAGAAAGTGCTCATAAATTAATAGAGAGTAATTTAAGAGAAGTTGCAAATATAGCTTTTGATTATTTAATAGCTGGAATTGATTATTTAGATTTAATTCAAGAGGGAAATATTGGAGTAATAAAATCTTTAGAAGAGTATAGACCATCAAATGGAGATATTATAGAGTATATTAAATTATGGGCTAGAAGAGAGATGTTACTATTTGTAGATGAAAAAGTAGAAACAGAAAAGTATATGTATAAAGGATACTTCTCAAAAAGAAAAGAGGAGTTAATAGAGCATGAAATTGTAGCAGAGTTAGAGGAAGAGGATACTGACGAGATTCCTTTAGATGAAAAATCAGAAATAATAGAAGAAAAAATAAATGAAGTTGAAAAACTTGATTATAATTCAGTTCTTAAAAAAATATCTCACTTAGAAGAGGAGATTTTAAAAAGATACTATGGATTAATCGGAGATAAAAGAGAATCTCTATTTGAAATTGAAAATGCATTAGATTTAAAAAGAGGAGAAGGTGAGCAGCTATTTGAAGAAGCTCTAACAAAAATATCTTTAGGAGGAGGAAGAAGTTTAAAGATATGA
- a CDS encoding Nif3-like dinuclear metal center hexameric protein translates to MKLSKIINFLEEKFPTSLAEDWDNVGLLIGKRDSKITGILLSLDLTESVIDKAIEAGANLIITHHPVIFTSLKKITNDTLAGRKIIKLIENGISVYSMHTNLDSGKSGLNDFLGENILGMKNGKILDPMESNGREYGIGRVYKLDESLSIENLSNLLKEKLNLNSINVVRSKEEREIKKISLVSGAGASYWRKAKKLGAQVLITGDIKYHEAMDAREENFTLIDIGHFESEWIFSNLLESLLKKEFEIEISIYNDGPIFQKM, encoded by the coding sequence ATGAAGCTAAGTAAAATTATAAATTTTTTAGAAGAGAAATTTCCAACTTCTTTAGCTGAAGATTGGGACAATGTAGGATTATTAATAGGAAAAAGGGATTCGAAAATAACTGGAATTTTATTATCATTAGATTTAACAGAGAGTGTTATTGATAAAGCGATTGAAGCAGGTGCAAATCTAATAATAACGCATCACCCGGTAATCTTTACATCTTTGAAAAAGATAACTAATGACACTTTAGCAGGACGAAAAATAATAAAATTAATAGAAAATGGAATTTCAGTATACTCAATGCATACAAATTTAGATTCAGGAAAATCAGGATTAAATGATTTTTTAGGTGAGAATATACTTGGAATGAAAAATGGAAAAATACTTGATCCAATGGAAAGTAATGGAAGAGAGTATGGGATTGGAAGAGTTTATAAACTAGATGAAAGTTTAAGTATAGAAAATTTATCGAATTTATTGAAAGAAAAGTTAAATTTAAATAGTATAAATGTAGTAAGATCAAAAGAAGAAAGAGAGATAAAAAAAATCTCTTTAGTCAGTGGGGCAGGGGCGTCTTATTGGAGAAAAGCTAAAAAATTAGGAGCACAAGTTCTAATTACAGGAGATATAAAATATCATGAAGCTATGGATGCAAGAGAGGAAAATTTTACTTTGATTGATATAGGTCATTTTGAAAGTGAGTGGATATTTTCAAACTTGTTGGAAAGTTTATTGAAAAAAGAGTTTGAAATAGAAATTTCAATATACAATGATGGCCCAATATTTCAAAAAATGTAA
- a CDS encoding phosphatidylglycerol lysyltransferase domain-containing protein, with product MKQLHFILKRIFPDILSILIFLSGTLIIFSNSSKFDIRYIKFIYSVLPGDIITLSHLSSNIIGTFLLILAYGIYRRLDSAYYLSIIAFIFAIFFSFFKGFNYLEAAFFSFILILLVPSKDRFYRKSSILKDRLSIKWVLFTLLVILLSIFFGFYSFKTVEYKKEVWWHLVLNRHYTIFLRNSFISLSIFCIFLVFNFFNTVLSVEKIPSSKVINEIKKIIKSSDNSYASLSLLPDKSILFDKGKDSFIMYGNTNGNLISMGDPIGDKKHFREIIQDFYRIGKQSGKNIAFYEISKEHLSEYLELGLKIIKIGEEAVVNLKDYDISTPLYKKIRYTFNKFEKLNFTFKVIDSIEGIETELEEVSNNWLKNKKAKEKSFSLGSFNLDYLRNFKIALLYNENNELIAFSNLLSTENKNEVAIDLMRYIESAPSGTMEYLFIKIINWSKENEYERFSLGMAPLAGIYGGELAPLWNKLSVFLFNHGGNFYNFEGLKQFKDKFAPQWESKYLAYSGHFNLASLLKDIALLISGGILGIFSKK from the coding sequence ATGAAACAGTTACACTTTATTTTAAAAAGGATTTTTCCTGACATTTTAAGTATTTTAATCTTTTTATCTGGAACACTTATTATATTTTCAAACTCATCAAAATTTGATATAAGGTATATTAAGTTTATCTACTCTGTTTTACCTGGAGATATTATAACTTTATCTCATCTTTCATCTAATATAATTGGAACCTTTCTTCTTATATTAGCTTACGGAATCTATAGACGATTAGATAGTGCCTACTACCTTTCTATTATTGCTTTTATCTTTGCAATATTTTTTAGTTTTTTTAAAGGATTTAATTATTTAGAAGCAGCTTTTTTCAGCTTTATTTTAATTTTATTAGTTCCATCTAAAGATCGATTTTATAGAAAATCTTCAATTTTAAAAGATCGATTATCTATAAAGTGGGTATTATTCACTCTACTTGTTATTTTACTCAGTATCTTTTTTGGATTTTATTCCTTTAAAACAGTAGAATATAAAAAGGAAGTTTGGTGGCATCTAGTTTTAAATAGACATTATACTATATTTTTAAGGAACAGTTTTATATCTCTATCTATATTTTGTATTTTTTTAGTTTTTAATTTTTTTAATACTGTATTAAGTGTAGAAAAAATACCAAGTTCTAAAGTTATAAATGAAATAAAGAAAATAATTAAGTCAAGTGATAATAGCTACGCTTCTCTATCATTATTACCTGATAAATCAATTCTCTTTGATAAGGGTAAAGACTCTTTTATTATGTATGGAAACACTAATGGAAATCTTATCTCTATGGGAGACCCCATTGGCGATAAAAAACACTTTCGTGAAATTATACAAGATTTCTATCGAATTGGAAAGCAAAGTGGAAAAAATATAGCTTTTTATGAAATTTCCAAAGAACATCTTTCTGAATATTTAGAGCTTGGTCTAAAAATAATTAAAATTGGTGAAGAAGCTGTTGTTAATCTTAAGGATTATGATATCTCAACACCTTTATACAAAAAAATTAGATACACTTTTAACAAATTTGAGAAATTGAACTTTACTTTTAAAGTTATTGATTCTATTGAAGGTATTGAAACTGAACTAGAAGAAGTTTCTAATAATTGGTTAAAAAATAAAAAAGCAAAAGAAAAAAGTTTTTCTTTAGGAAGTTTTAATTTAGATTATCTTAGAAATTTTAAAATAGCACTTTTATATAATGAAAATAATGAATTAATTGCTTTTTCTAATTTATTAAGTACTGAAAATAAAAATGAAGTTGCTATTGATTTAATGAGATATATTGAATCTGCTCCATCTGGAACTATGGAATATTTATTTATAAAAATAATAAACTGGTCAAAAGAAAATGAATATGAACGTTTTAGTTTAGGAATGGCTCCACTTGCTGGAATATATGGTGGTGAACTAGCTCCACTATGGAATAAACTTAGTGTATTTCTATTTAATCATGGTGGAAACTTCTATAATTTTGAAGGGTTAAAACAATTTAAAGATAAATTTGCACCTCAATGGGAATCTAAATATTTAGCATATTCTGGTCATTTTAATCTGGCTTCTTTATTAAAAGATATTGCTCTTTTAATCTCTGGAGGAATTCTTGGTATATTTAGTAAAAAATAA
- a CDS encoding YhcH/YjgK/YiaL family protein, with translation MIFGQMNELKFYKGISSGLDMAIEAIENGSYINGVVGKNELDGDNVFFNLQECKTKVLEECFFEGHKKYIDIHVVIDGEEGIGYSLKDSLKEKTEYNEESDFQVLEGTEEYRLNMTKDNFLIVFPDEPHMPLIAKNNEPKELKKVVFKIKY, from the coding sequence ATGATCTTTGGACAAATGAATGAATTAAAGTTTTATAAGGGAATTTCTAGTGGTCTAGATATGGCTATAGAGGCTATTGAAAACGGAAGTTATATAAATGGGGTAGTAGGAAAAAATGAATTAGATGGAGATAATGTATTTTTTAATCTTCAAGAGTGCAAAACTAAAGTTTTAGAAGAGTGTTTCTTTGAGGGGCATAAAAAATATATAGATATTCATGTAGTAATTGATGGTGAAGAGGGAATTGGTTACTCTTTAAAAGACTCACTAAAAGAAAAAACTGAATATAATGAAGAGAGTGATTTTCAAGTTTTAGAGGGAACTGAAGAGTACAGATTAAACATGACTAAGGATAACTTTCTAATAGTTTTCCCAGATGAGCCTCATATGCCATTAATTGCAAAAAATAATGAGCCTAAAGAACTAAAGAAAGTAGTATTTAAGATAAAGTACTAA
- a CDS encoding toxin-antitoxin system YwqK family antitoxin, with translation MKKMKIAIGVILLALVGCTPLEKKISDEERILLPSVPKQAYDVSISTMPEGEFIPQTDIIHTGQNVALAENAVTEITLNGIDQVNIAKKQVRNKLAYNGNSTVPFTGTFAAVVGVHKHYTEDYRDGKLSGYKIWYSEAGRVGLKEPYANGVKNGVQETYYRNTGNIRSRITYSGGRISGPATWYDNTGKILHQEDFKGGNGEWIAYWDNGKVREKGRLAGGLQNGEWRSYTPKGELEKITNYRNGSPLSQEWLK, from the coding sequence ATGAAAAAGATGAAAATAGCAATAGGAGTAATATTATTAGCACTAGTAGGGTGTACTCCTTTAGAAAAGAAAATAAGTGATGAGGAAAGAATTTTATTGCCATCAGTTCCAAAGCAAGCTTATGATGTAAGTATATCAACTATGCCAGAAGGTGAATTTATACCTCAAACAGATATAATTCATACAGGTCAAAACGTAGCTTTAGCAGAAAATGCAGTTACAGAGATTACTTTAAATGGAATAGATCAAGTAAATATAGCAAAAAAACAAGTTAGAAATAAATTAGCTTATAATGGGAATTCAACTGTACCTTTTACAGGGACATTTGCAGCAGTAGTAGGTGTTCATAAACACTATACTGAAGACTATAGAGATGGAAAATTAAGTGGTTATAAGATTTGGTATTCTGAAGCAGGAAGAGTAGGATTAAAAGAGCCTTATGCAAATGGAGTTAAAAATGGAGTTCAAGAAACATATTATAGAAATACAGGAAATATTCGTTCAAGAATAACATATTCAGGTGGAAGAATATCTGGACCAGCAACTTGGTATGACAATACAGGAAAAATATTACATCAAGAGGATTTTAAAGGTGGAAATGGAGAATGGATTGCATACTGGGATAATGGAAAAGTTAGAGAGAAAGGTAGATTAGCAGGTGGACTTCAAAATGGAGAATGGAGAAGTTATACACCAAAAGGTGAATTAGAAAAAATTACAAATTACAGAAATGGATCTCCTTTATCACAAGAGTGGTTAAAATAA
- the lepA gene encoding translation elongation factor 4, protein MLQKFKRNFSIIAHIDHGKSTVADRLLQATGTVTEREMKEQLLDSMELEREKGITIKAQAVTLKYTAKDGNEYELNLIDTPGHVDFIYEVSRSLSACEGALLVVDAAQGVEAQTLANVYLALENNLEIVPVINKIDLPAADVDKVKNEIEDIIGLPADNAVLVSAKAGIGIEELLEAIVERVPAPTFDEEAPLRAMIFDSLFDDYRGVITYVKVLDGSIKKGDKIKIWSTGKEFDVLECGIFAPTKKEQPELSSGSVGYIITGIKTIQDTQVGDTITHAKRPCAEPLEGFRAAQSMVFAGLYPISTDDYEDLREALEKLQLNDASLTFIPETSLALGFGFRCGFLGLLHMEIIVERLRREYDIDLISTSPSVEYRITLEGKETYVIDNPCDFPEGGRAKFCVEEPYIKGSILTPKDYVGNVMELCQEKRGTYIDMKYIDDNRTMVIYELPLAEIVIDFYDKLKSRTKGYASFEYEMIGYKESTLVKVDILVSGNVVDAFSFIAHTDHAASRGRAICEKLKEIIPRQQFEVPIQAALGAKIIARETIKAYRKNVLAKCYGGDISRKKKLLEKQKEGKKRMKQIGNVEIPQEAFVSVLKLND, encoded by the coding sequence GTGTTACAAAAATTTAAAAGAAACTTTTCAATTATAGCACATATAGATCACGGTAAATCAACTGTAGCTGATAGACTACTTCAAGCTACTGGAACTGTTACTGAAAGAGAAATGAAAGAACAACTTCTTGATTCAATGGAGTTAGAAAGAGAAAAGGGAATTACGATAAAAGCTCAGGCTGTTACTTTAAAATATACTGCTAAAGATGGAAATGAGTATGAATTAAATCTTATTGATACTCCAGGACACGTTGACTTTATATATGAAGTTTCTCGTTCGCTATCTGCATGTGAAGGAGCTCTTCTAGTTGTAGATGCTGCTCAAGGTGTAGAAGCTCAAACTCTAGCTAACGTTTACTTAGCTCTTGAGAATAACCTTGAGATTGTACCTGTTATTAACAAAATTGACTTACCTGCTGCTGATGTAGATAAAGTTAAAAATGAAATTGAGGATATTATTGGATTACCTGCAGATAACGCTGTTTTAGTTTCAGCTAAAGCTGGAATTGGAATTGAAGAGCTTTTAGAAGCTATTGTTGAAAGAGTTCCTGCTCCAACTTTTGATGAAGAAGCTCCTTTAAGAGCTATGATTTTTGACTCTTTATTTGACGACTATCGTGGAGTTATAACTTATGTTAAAGTTCTTGATGGTTCTATTAAAAAGGGAGATAAAATTAAAATTTGGTCAACTGGAAAAGAGTTTGATGTTCTTGAATGTGGTATTTTTGCTCCAACTAAAAAAGAGCAACCTGAATTAAGTTCTGGATCTGTTGGATATATCATAACTGGTATTAAAACTATTCAAGATACTCAAGTAGGAGATACTATTACTCATGCTAAAAGACCTTGTGCTGAACCTTTAGAAGGATTTAGAGCTGCTCAATCAATGGTATTTGCTGGATTATATCCAATATCTACTGATGATTACGAGGATTTAAGAGAAGCTTTAGAAAAACTTCAATTAAATGATGCATCTTTAACATTCATTCCTGAGACATCTCTTGCTCTAGGATTTGGATTTAGATGTGGATTCTTAGGATTACTACACATGGAAATCATTGTTGAAAGACTTAGAAGAGAATATGATATAGATTTAATCTCTACTTCTCCTTCAGTTGAGTATAGAATTACTCTAGAAGGAAAAGAAACTTATGTTATCGATAACCCTTGTGATTTCCCTGAAGGTGGAAGAGCTAAATTCTGTGTTGAAGAACCATATATAAAAGGAAGTATCCTTACTCCTAAAGATTATGTAGGAAACGTTATGGAACTTTGTCAGGAAAAAAGAGGAACTTACATTGATATGAAGTACATAGATGATAACAGAACAATGGTAATATATGAGTTACCTCTTGCAGAGATTGTTATTGACTTCTACGATAAGTTAAAATCTAGAACTAAGGGATATGCTTCATTTGAATATGAGATGATTGGTTATAAAGAGTCTACTCTTGTTAAAGTAGATATTCTTGTTTCAGGAAATGTTGTTGATGCATTCTCATTTATTGCTCACACTGATCACGCTGCATCAAGAGGAAGAGCTATTTGTGAAAAATTAAAGGAAATTATTCCTAGACAACAATTCGAAGTACCTATTCAAGCTGCATTAGGAGCTAAAATAATAGCTAGAGAAACTATTAAAGCTTATAGAAAGAACGTTCTTGCTAAGTGTTATGGTGGAGATATTTCTAGAAAGAAAAAGCTTTTAGAGAAGCAAAAAGAAGGAAAGAAAAGAATGAAACAAATTGGAAACGTAGAGATTCCACAAGAGGCATTTGTATCTGTTCTTAAACTTAATGATTAA
- a CDS encoding ribosomal-processing cysteine protease Prp has product MTKIEILKKNGKVVRYRANGHAEYAEYGQDIVCAAISMAMQFPLGGLQEILDITPKFEIDSDGYLDVDMRGMDFSNKEKEVHVLLDTMVLMLKELSKGYPKHIKLVEKEEI; this is encoded by the coding sequence ATGACAAAGATTGAAATTTTAAAAAAAAATGGTAAAGTAGTTAGATACAGAGCCAATGGTCATGCTGAATACGCTGAGTACGGGCAAGATATTGTTTGTGCCGCAATTTCCATGGCAATGCAATTTCCGTTAGGAGGATTGCAAGAGATTTTGGATATTACTCCGAAATTTGAAATTGACTCCGATGGGTACTTAGACGTTGATATGAGGGGAATGGATTTTTCTAACAAAGAAAAAGAGGTTCATGTATTATTAGATACAATGGTATTGATGTTGAAAGAACTATCTAAGGGTTATCCTAAACACATAAAGCTTGTAGAGAAGGAGGAAATTTAG
- a CDS encoding thioredoxin family protein, whose product MDMKTLYSAGMNFDAFMGTGIKSERDRIPKNYSRITMTEDEINIVKNIEKKINFLVSGEPWCMDFQLNVTVLKKFCELNPNFDMAIITKARGEKFLKPLMEVEEFKVPFIVPLTEEFEVCGDIFVERPKEIKKFVYEDVKMDYLKGQYLNETIKDLIEMITKK is encoded by the coding sequence ATGGATATGAAAACTCTTTATTCAGCAGGAATGAATTTTGATGCTTTTATGGGAACAGGAATAAAAAGTGAAAGAGATAGAATTCCTAAGAATTATTCAAGAATAACTATGACTGAAGATGAAATCAATATTGTAAAAAATATTGAAAAAAAAATAAACTTCTTAGTTTCAGGAGAGCCATGGTGCATGGACTTTCAATTAAATGTAACTGTATTGAAAAAGTTTTGTGAGTTAAATCCAAATTTTGATATGGCTATTATAACTAAAGCTAGAGGAGAGAAATTTTTAAAACCTTTAATGGAAGTAGAGGAGTTTAAAGTTCCTTTTATTGTTCCATTAACAGAGGAGTTTGAAGTTTGTGGAGATATTTTTGTAGAGAGACCAAAAGAGATTAAAAAGTTTGTTTATGAAGATGTAAAAATGGACTATTTAAAAGGTCAATATTTAAACGAAACTATTAAAGATTTAATAGAGATGATAACTAAAAAGTAG
- the rplU gene encoding 50S ribosomal protein L21 translates to MYAVIKTGGKQYKVAVGEVLRVEKLNAEVNTTVELTEVLLVSNNGEVKVGTPVVEGAKVVAEVVAQGKGAKVVNFKYKPKTGYHRKKGHRQLFTEIKVTAINA, encoded by the coding sequence ATGTACGCAGTTATAAAAACTGGAGGAAAACAGTACAAAGTTGCAGTAGGTGAAGTATTAAGAGTTGAAAAACTAAATGCTGAGGTTAACACAACTGTAGAATTAACAGAGGTTCTTTTAGTATCAAACAATGGAGAGGTTAAAGTTGGAACTCCTGTTGTTGAAGGTGCTAAAGTAGTTGCAGAGGTTGTTGCTCAAGGTAAAGGAGCTAAAGTTGTTAACTTCAAATACAAGCCAAAGACTGGATATCACAGAAAGAAAGGTCATAGACAACTTTTCACTGAGATCAAAGTTACTGCAATCAATGCATAA